In Castanea sativa cultivar Marrone di Chiusa Pesio chromosome 6, ASM4071231v1, a single window of DNA contains:
- the LOC142640803 gene encoding vacuolar cation/proton exchanger 5-like isoform X1, protein MDYKSQPVSGQSQLEMGALNGESVHESDDQSLCSPEKETNKRSIPKIERGSSSGNSQASINVMLRNVYKSIKIVVFSNKLNLLIPFGPIAILVKKLNGGHAWVFFLSLLGITPLAERLGYATEQLAFFTGPTVGGLLNATFGNATELIISIYALKSGMVRVVQLSLLGSILSNMLLVLGCAFFCGGLVCHKEQRFTKETAVVNSGLLLMAVMGLLFPAVLHYTHTEVHSGQSELALSRFSSCVMLVAYAAYLFFQLKSHRNLYEALNEDGSSIEEGSNDDESAEISKWESIIWLFIMTTWISILSEYLVHAIEGTSIAWNLPLTFISVILLPIVGNAAEHASAIMFAMKDKLDISLGVAIGSSTQISMFGIPFSVVVGWMMGQRMDLDFQLFETATLFITVLVVAFMLQEGTSNYFKGLMLILCYLIVAASFFVHEDPSQGDDNQPKT, encoded by the exons ATGGATTATAAGTCACAACCTGTCAGCGGCCAATCTCAGCTTGAA ATGGGGGCACTAAATGGAGAATCAGTGCATGAATCAGATGATCAGAGTCTTTGTAGCCCGGAAAAAGAAACTAACAAGCGTTCTATTCCCAAAATTGAAAGAGGATCAAGTTCTGGAAATTCACAAGCTAGCATTAATGTAATGTTGAGGAATGTGTATAAGAGCATAAAGATTGTAGTTTTCTCAAATAAACTCAACTTGCTGATCCCTTTTGGGCCAATAGCAATTCTTGTTAAGAAACTAAATGGTGGTCAT GCTTGGGTCTTCTTTCTAAGCTTATTGGGTATAACACCTCTGGCTGAGCGTTTAGGTTATGCTACAGA GCAGCTGGCTTTTTTCACCGGACCTACAG TTGGAGGCCTTTTGAATGCTACTTTTGGTAATGCAACGGAACTTATTATATCAATCTATGCACTGAAAAGCGGAATGGTGCGTGTTGTTCAATTGTCATTATTGGGCTCAATTCTATCAAACATGTTGCTGGTGCTTGGATGTGCATTCTTTTGTGGTGGGCTTGTTTGCCATAAGGAACAGCGGTTTACGAAG GAAACTGCTGTTGTGAACTCTGGATTGCTGTTGATGGCAGTCATGGGCCTACTTTTTCCAGCTGTTCTTCATTATACACACACTGAAGTTCATTCTGGGCAGTCAGAGTTGGCTCTTTCAAGATTTAGCAGTTGCGTCATGCTTGTTGCATATGCTGCATACCTCTTTTTCCAGCTAAAGTCTCATAGGAATCTCTATGAAGCTCTTAATGAG GATGGGAGTTCGATTGAAGAGGGCTCGAATGACGATGAAAGTGCTGAGATCTCAAAATGGGAATCAATAATTTGGCTTTTCATTATGACTACATGGATCTCAATCCTATCTGAATATTTAGTTCATGCAATAGAG GGAACATCTATTGCATGGAATTTGCCACTTACATTTATTAGTGTTATTTTGCTCCCTATTGTGGGGAATGCCGCAGAGCATGCAAGTGCTATTATGTTTGCCATGAAAGACAAGCTC GACATTTCATTAGGAGTGGCAATAGGATCATCAACGCAGATATCTATGTTTGGG ATTCCTTTTTCTGTGGTTGTCGGTTGGATGATGGGGCAACGTATGGACTTAGACTTTCAGCTTTTCGAGACAGCAACGCTTTTCATAACAGTCTTAGTCGTAGCCTTCATGCTGCAG GAAGGAACTTctaattattttaaaggtcTTATGCTCATTCTTTGCTATCTGATAGTTGCCGCAAGTTTTTTTGTACATGAAGATCCTTCTCAAGGAG ATGACAACCAACCAAAAACATAG
- the LOC142640803 gene encoding vacuolar cation/proton exchanger 5-like isoform X2: MMGALNGESVHESDDQSLCSPEKETNKRSIPKIERGSSSGNSQASINVMLRNVYKSIKIVVFSNKLNLLIPFGPIAILVKKLNGGHAWVFFLSLLGITPLAERLGYATEQLAFFTGPTVGGLLNATFGNATELIISIYALKSGMVRVVQLSLLGSILSNMLLVLGCAFFCGGLVCHKEQRFTKETAVVNSGLLLMAVMGLLFPAVLHYTHTEVHSGQSELALSRFSSCVMLVAYAAYLFFQLKSHRNLYEALNEDGSSIEEGSNDDESAEISKWESIIWLFIMTTWISILSEYLVHAIEGTSIAWNLPLTFISVILLPIVGNAAEHASAIMFAMKDKLDISLGVAIGSSTQISMFGIPFSVVVGWMMGQRMDLDFQLFETATLFITVLVVAFMLQEGTSNYFKGLMLILCYLIVAASFFVHEDPSQGDDNQPKT; encoded by the exons Atg ATGGGGGCACTAAATGGAGAATCAGTGCATGAATCAGATGATCAGAGTCTTTGTAGCCCGGAAAAAGAAACTAACAAGCGTTCTATTCCCAAAATTGAAAGAGGATCAAGTTCTGGAAATTCACAAGCTAGCATTAATGTAATGTTGAGGAATGTGTATAAGAGCATAAAGATTGTAGTTTTCTCAAATAAACTCAACTTGCTGATCCCTTTTGGGCCAATAGCAATTCTTGTTAAGAAACTAAATGGTGGTCAT GCTTGGGTCTTCTTTCTAAGCTTATTGGGTATAACACCTCTGGCTGAGCGTTTAGGTTATGCTACAGA GCAGCTGGCTTTTTTCACCGGACCTACAG TTGGAGGCCTTTTGAATGCTACTTTTGGTAATGCAACGGAACTTATTATATCAATCTATGCACTGAAAAGCGGAATGGTGCGTGTTGTTCAATTGTCATTATTGGGCTCAATTCTATCAAACATGTTGCTGGTGCTTGGATGTGCATTCTTTTGTGGTGGGCTTGTTTGCCATAAGGAACAGCGGTTTACGAAG GAAACTGCTGTTGTGAACTCTGGATTGCTGTTGATGGCAGTCATGGGCCTACTTTTTCCAGCTGTTCTTCATTATACACACACTGAAGTTCATTCTGGGCAGTCAGAGTTGGCTCTTTCAAGATTTAGCAGTTGCGTCATGCTTGTTGCATATGCTGCATACCTCTTTTTCCAGCTAAAGTCTCATAGGAATCTCTATGAAGCTCTTAATGAG GATGGGAGTTCGATTGAAGAGGGCTCGAATGACGATGAAAGTGCTGAGATCTCAAAATGGGAATCAATAATTTGGCTTTTCATTATGACTACATGGATCTCAATCCTATCTGAATATTTAGTTCATGCAATAGAG GGAACATCTATTGCATGGAATTTGCCACTTACATTTATTAGTGTTATTTTGCTCCCTATTGTGGGGAATGCCGCAGAGCATGCAAGTGCTATTATGTTTGCCATGAAAGACAAGCTC GACATTTCATTAGGAGTGGCAATAGGATCATCAACGCAGATATCTATGTTTGGG ATTCCTTTTTCTGTGGTTGTCGGTTGGATGATGGGGCAACGTATGGACTTAGACTTTCAGCTTTTCGAGACAGCAACGCTTTTCATAACAGTCTTAGTCGTAGCCTTCATGCTGCAG GAAGGAACTTctaattattttaaaggtcTTATGCTCATTCTTTGCTATCTGATAGTTGCCGCAAGTTTTTTTGTACATGAAGATCCTTCTCAAGGAG ATGACAACCAACCAAAAACATAG